Proteins found in one Alteromonas macleodii genomic segment:
- the fabZ gene encoding 3-hydroxyacyl-ACP dehydratase FabZ, with protein MANSLNTIEIQEILELLPHRYPFLLVDRVTDYVLGESVKAYKNITINEPCFMGHFPGQPIFPGVLILEAMAQAAGVLGFKTMGNNDKLYLYAGIDNARFKRPVVPGDKLEFDVALVKERRGIWKFKGTASVDGDIACSAEFMCAMREIA; from the coding sequence TTGGCCAATTCACTTAATACCATCGAAATCCAGGAAATATTGGAACTGCTACCACACAGATATCCTTTCCTACTTGTTGATCGCGTTACTGATTATGTTTTGGGTGAGTCTGTAAAGGCTTACAAAAATATTACGATCAATGAGCCATGTTTCATGGGGCATTTCCCTGGACAGCCAATTTTTCCGGGCGTTTTAATTCTAGAGGCCATGGCGCAAGCAGCCGGTGTTCTAGGTTTTAAGACCATGGGCAACAATGATAAGTTATACTTGTATGCAGGGATTGATAACGCTCGCTTTAAACGTCCCGTTGTTCCGGGTGATAAGCTTGAGTTTGATGTTGCTCTGGTAAAAGAGCGCAGAGGGATTTGGAAATTTAAAGGTACTGCAAGTGTCGATGGCGATATTGCTTGTAGTGCAGAGTTTATGTGTGCGATGAGAGAGATAGCGTAA
- the lpxA gene encoding acyl-ACP--UDP-N-acetylglucosamine O-acyltransferase, whose translation MIHPTAVISESATIGDNVTIGPFCVVDDNVTIGDGCILKSHVVVRGPTRIGKNNKFYQFSSIGEDCQDKKYAGEPTELVIGDDNEFREGVTVHRGTIQDNSITIIGSRCLFMANSHVAHDCVLGNDIIIANSVAIAGHVHMDDHVIVGGAAGIHQFCKIGAHSFLGAGGIILRDVPPFVMVSGQKNIPQGINSEGLKRRGFSKEEVMAIKRAYKAIYREGNTVDEAIEKLAEPAQEFPGVALMVKFLQDSKRGIIR comes from the coding sequence GTGATCCATCCTACTGCGGTAATTTCAGAAAGTGCAACGATTGGTGATAATGTCACCATAGGTCCATTTTGTGTGGTAGACGACAACGTCACCATAGGCGACGGCTGTATTCTGAAATCACATGTGGTGGTACGCGGCCCGACGCGTATCGGTAAAAACAACAAGTTTTATCAGTTTTCTTCAATTGGTGAAGACTGCCAAGATAAAAAATATGCGGGTGAGCCTACTGAACTCGTTATTGGTGATGATAACGAGTTTAGAGAAGGGGTAACCGTTCACCGAGGCACTATTCAAGACAACAGCATTACCATAATTGGTTCTCGCTGTTTATTTATGGCCAACTCTCATGTTGCACACGATTGTGTTCTTGGCAACGACATTATTATTGCAAACAGTGTTGCGATTGCTGGCCATGTACACATGGACGACCACGTCATTGTTGGTGGTGCCGCAGGTATTCACCAGTTCTGTAAGATTGGTGCCCATTCGTTCTTGGGCGCTGGCGGCATTATTCTGCGCGATGTGCCTCCCTTTGTAATGGTCAGCGGTCAGAAAAATATTCCTCAGGGTATTAATTCTGAAGGACTTAAGCGTCGTGGCTTCAGCAAAGAAGAAGTTATGGCCATTAAACGCGCTTACAAAGCAATATACCGTGAAGGCAATACCGTAGATGAAGCCATTGAAAAACTTGCCGAACCCGCGCAGGAGTTCCCTGGTGTGGCCCTTATGGTGAAGTTCTTACAAGACTCGAAGCGAGGCATTATTCGCTAA
- the lpxB gene encoding lipid-A-disaccharide synthase, whose protein sequence is MSKPIRIGMVAGEPSGDILAAGMVAELKRQYPDAIIEGIGGSNMIEAGFHSLFDMETLSVMGLVEVLSHLPAILKVKKQLLAHFEQNPPDIFVGIDAPDFNLRVEKALKARGIKTIHYVSPTVWAWREKRIHKIAKAANRVLGLFPFEQQVYDKYNVPYTFVGHTMADAIAIEPDQNAARQALGVDSQANVLAVLPGSRRGEVDTLLPVFLKTIEAIHAKRSDIQFLIPAANEHRLSQIKALLLEADNAEARLPIQVTQGTSRDAMIASDVILLASGTATLEAMLCKRPMVAAYLLAPLTYKIMQRLYKAPFFTLPNLLADEAIIPELLQDEVNAENMSNQLLNFFESDNSALISRFTDLHHTLKCNADKTAAKAVVEELFA, encoded by the coding sequence ATGTCTAAACCAATTCGTATCGGCATGGTTGCCGGAGAGCCCTCTGGTGACATCCTTGCCGCAGGAATGGTTGCCGAGTTAAAACGCCAATACCCAGATGCTATTATTGAAGGTATTGGCGGTTCAAATATGATAGAGGCGGGTTTCCATAGTCTATTCGATATGGAAACCTTGTCGGTTATGGGACTTGTTGAAGTCCTATCTCACCTTCCAGCCATCTTAAAAGTTAAAAAGCAGCTTCTTGCTCACTTTGAGCAAAATCCGCCAGATATTTTCGTAGGTATTGACGCGCCTGATTTTAATCTTCGCGTAGAAAAAGCCCTGAAAGCCCGCGGCATCAAAACTATCCACTATGTAAGCCCTACCGTGTGGGCATGGCGTGAGAAACGCATTCACAAGATAGCGAAAGCGGCTAATCGCGTATTGGGGTTGTTCCCTTTCGAACAACAGGTATACGACAAATACAACGTTCCCTATACCTTTGTGGGGCATACCATGGCTGACGCTATAGCCATTGAGCCCGACCAAAATGCGGCAAGACAGGCATTAGGGGTAGATAGTCAAGCTAATGTATTGGCTGTTCTACCCGGTTCACGAAGGGGGGAAGTAGATACGTTGCTTCCCGTGTTTCTGAAAACCATTGAAGCTATTCATGCTAAACGCAGTGACATTCAATTTCTTATCCCTGCGGCAAACGAGCATCGTCTTTCGCAAATTAAAGCACTATTGCTTGAAGCTGATAATGCTGAAGCACGCTTACCCATTCAGGTAACCCAAGGCACTTCTCGTGATGCCATGATAGCGAGCGATGTTATCTTACTTGCATCCGGGACGGCTACATTAGAAGCTATGCTGTGCAAGCGCCCCATGGTCGCGGCTTATTTACTCGCACCGCTTACATATAAAATTATGCAGCGCTTGTATAAAGCGCCGTTCTTCACTTTGCCAAACTTATTGGCTGATGAGGCAATTATTCCTGAATTACTTCAAGATGAAGTAAACGCAGAGAATATGAGCAATCAGTTACTTAACTTCTTCGAAAGTGATAATTCTGCGCTTATTTCCCGTTTCACCGATCTCCACCATACGCTAAAATGCAATGCTGATAAAACAGCAGCAAAAGCTGTCGTGGAGGAATTGTTTGCATAA
- the rnhB gene encoding ribonuclease HII produces the protein MHKLIAGVDEVGRGPLVGDVVTAAVILDPENPIEGLTDSKKLSEKKRVALAQEIREKALYWNIGRASPEEIDKLNILHATMLAMIRAVEGLPVKPDFVRVDGNRVPAWNFESEAVVKGDSLHAEISAASIIAKVERDNDMISLHEAYPQYNFAGHKGYPTKAHFEAIAEYGILDCYRKSFKPVKALLEEK, from the coding sequence TTGCATAAGTTAATTGCCGGTGTTGATGAAGTAGGGCGTGGCCCTTTAGTTGGAGATGTGGTTACTGCTGCGGTTATACTAGACCCAGAAAACCCCATTGAAGGGCTAACCGACTCTAAAAAGTTGAGTGAAAAGAAACGTGTAGCCCTTGCTCAAGAGATTCGTGAGAAGGCGCTTTACTGGAATATCGGTAGAGCAAGCCCTGAAGAAATAGACAAGCTTAATATACTGCACGCTACCATGCTCGCCATGATCCGAGCGGTAGAAGGCCTGCCAGTAAAGCCAGATTTTGTGCGTGTAGACGGCAACCGCGTCCCAGCGTGGAATTTTGAGTCTGAAGCGGTAGTGAAAGGTGACAGCCTACACGCTGAAATTTCAGCAGCATCAATCATTGCCAAAGTAGAGCGAGATAACGATATGATTTCGTTGCATGAGGCCTACCCACAATATAACTTTGCCGGGCACAAAGGTTACCCTACAAAAGCACATTTTGAAGCTATCGCCGAATATGGCATCTTAGATTGCTATCGCAAAAGTTTTAAACCCGTAAAAGCGCTACTCGAAGAGAAATAA
- the dnaE gene encoding DNA polymerase III subunit alpha — MSSPFIHLRVHSDFSMMDGLNKVKPILGKVAALGMPAVAITDQMNMCGLVKFYSEAHNLGIKPIIGTDFWVTNEAFGDEPFRLTLIAMNNEGYKNITILISKAYLRGHLAHRAVIDQAWLAEHSEGVIVLSGAQHGDIGVGLMKNNAKLLEDALEFYQTHFPDRFYLELIRTGRQGEEDYLHHAVELAEQRGLPVVATNEVCFIDQEGFDAHEIRVCIHDGYTLDDNRRPKRYSDQQYLRTAEEMVELFSDIPEAIENTVEIAKRCNVTVRLNEYFLPQFPTGGMTTEDFLVKVSEEGLEERLEFLFPDEEVRKAKRPEYDDRLRIELEVINQMGFPGYFLIVMEFIQWSKDNGIPVGPGRGSGAGSLVAYALKITDLDPLEFDLLFERFLNPERVSMPDFDVDFCMDRRDEVIDHVAELYGRQAVSQIITFGTMAAKAVVRDVGRVLGHPYGFVDRISKLIPPDPGMTLEKAFKAEPQLPEVYESDEEVKDLIDMARILEGVTRNAGKHAGGVVIAPTTITDFSPLYCDDEGKNPVTQFDKNDVETAGLVKFDFLGLRTLTIIQWAIDMIKEGKNVDVDISAIPLEDPKSFRTLQNAETTAVFQLESRGMKELIKRLKPDCFEDIIALVALFRPGPLQSGMVDNFIDRKHGREEISYPDAEYQHECLKEILEPTYGIILYQEQVMQIAQEMAGYSLGGADLLRRAMGKKKPEEMAKQRGTFAEGAKGNNIDPDLAMKIFDLVEKFAGYGFNKSHSAAYALVSYQTLWLKVHYPAEFMAAVMSADMDNTDKIVTLVDECERMGIEILPPDLNAGKYKFTVDSVGRIVYGIGAIKGVGEGPIEAIIEARETQGAFKDLFDFCAKIDIKRVNKRVLEKLVLAGAMDNLGPHRASLMASLPEALAAAGQHAKAESFGQSDMFGLLTTEPEDVKQAFADVPEWPEKVWLEGEKDTLGLYLTGHPINQYAEELRYYTDGRLVDLKPTNKDQMASAVGLVLGVRVMTNKRGRRWAIVTLDDKSARIDVRFFPDMYEQFESVLETDRILLIKGQVSFDDFSGGNTITARDVMDIVQAREKNARALALNIDTQLLEPKKMSQMQSILQAFNGGSCPVQLAVTHPDAEVILACGARWYVTPEDQLLHDLKQCLGDKAVSILYH, encoded by the coding sequence ATGTCATCGCCATTTATTCATTTACGTGTTCACAGCGACTTTTCGATGATGGACGGCCTGAATAAGGTTAAGCCTATTCTAGGTAAAGTGGCCGCGCTTGGCATGCCTGCCGTGGCGATCACCGACCAAATGAATATGTGTGGCTTGGTAAAATTCTATTCCGAGGCACATAATTTAGGTATCAAGCCCATAATTGGCACTGATTTTTGGGTGACTAATGAAGCTTTTGGCGATGAACCTTTCAGACTTACCCTCATTGCGATGAACAACGAAGGGTATAAGAATATTACTATTCTTATCTCCAAGGCCTACCTTCGTGGACATTTGGCACACCGTGCGGTTATCGATCAAGCATGGTTAGCAGAGCATAGCGAAGGCGTTATTGTTTTATCGGGCGCACAGCACGGCGATATCGGCGTAGGTTTAATGAAAAATAACGCCAAGCTTCTTGAAGATGCGCTTGAGTTTTATCAAACCCATTTTCCCGACCGTTTTTATTTAGAGCTTATTAGAACTGGTAGACAAGGCGAAGAAGATTATTTACACCATGCGGTAGAGCTTGCTGAGCAGCGCGGTTTACCCGTGGTTGCCACTAATGAAGTATGCTTTATTGACCAAGAGGGTTTCGACGCGCACGAAATTCGTGTGTGTATTCACGATGGCTATACGTTAGATGATAACCGTCGCCCTAAGCGCTATAGCGACCAGCAATATCTGCGCACAGCAGAGGAAATGGTTGAGCTATTTAGCGATATTCCAGAAGCCATAGAAAATACGGTTGAAATTGCCAAGCGCTGTAACGTTACTGTTCGGCTAAATGAATATTTCTTGCCACAGTTTCCAACCGGCGGTATGACCACCGAAGACTTCTTGGTTAAGGTGTCTGAGGAAGGCTTGGAAGAACGTCTAGAATTTCTATTCCCCGATGAGGAAGTGCGCAAAGCCAAACGCCCAGAGTACGATGACCGACTTCGCATTGAGCTTGAAGTTATCAACCAAATGGGTTTCCCAGGCTACTTCCTTATTGTAATGGAGTTCATTCAGTGGAGTAAGGATAACGGAATCCCGGTAGGGCCAGGGCGGGGTTCTGGTGCGGGTTCACTGGTGGCTTATGCCCTAAAAATTACCGACCTAGACCCGCTTGAATTCGACTTGCTATTCGAACGTTTCTTGAACCCAGAGCGTGTATCCATGCCCGACTTCGACGTCGACTTCTGTATGGATAGACGAGACGAGGTAATCGACCACGTTGCTGAGCTTTACGGGCGTCAGGCGGTATCGCAGATCATTACGTTTGGTACCATGGCGGCAAAAGCGGTTGTACGTGACGTGGGTCGAGTACTTGGTCACCCATACGGCTTTGTAGACAGGATCTCAAAGCTTATTCCACCAGATCCAGGCATGACGCTTGAAAAGGCGTTTAAAGCAGAGCCACAGCTGCCAGAAGTTTATGAAAGCGATGAGGAAGTGAAAGACCTTATCGATATGGCGCGAATACTTGAAGGGGTTACCCGAAACGCTGGTAAACACGCCGGTGGTGTTGTTATTGCGCCAACCACAATTACTGATTTCTCGCCTTTGTATTGTGATGACGAAGGTAAAAACCCCGTAACTCAGTTCGACAAAAACGATGTTGAAACGGCGGGCTTGGTAAAATTCGACTTCTTAGGTCTTCGTACGCTGACTATTATTCAGTGGGCAATAGATATGATCAAAGAAGGGAAAAACGTTGATGTAGATATCAGCGCCATTCCGCTTGAAGATCCTAAGAGTTTCAGAACCCTTCAAAACGCCGAGACAACTGCGGTATTCCAGCTGGAATCTCGCGGCATGAAAGAACTAATTAAGCGCCTTAAACCTGACTGCTTCGAAGATATTATCGCACTGGTGGCCCTTTTCCGTCCGGGCCCGCTGCAATCAGGCATGGTAGATAACTTTATTGACCGAAAGCACGGACGTGAAGAAATTTCCTACCCCGATGCTGAATATCAGCACGAGTGCTTGAAAGAAATTCTAGAGCCTACCTATGGCATTATCTTGTATCAGGAACAGGTAATGCAGATAGCCCAGGAAATGGCGGGCTACTCACTGGGCGGCGCTGACTTGCTTCGTCGTGCTATGGGTAAGAAAAAGCCTGAAGAAATGGCGAAGCAGCGCGGTACCTTTGCTGAAGGTGCCAAGGGCAATAATATTGACCCAGACCTTGCAATGAAAATCTTCGACTTGGTAGAAAAGTTCGCGGGTTACGGGTTTAACAAATCTCACTCTGCCGCTTATGCCTTGGTGTCTTACCAGACTTTGTGGCTGAAAGTACATTATCCAGCGGAATTCATGGCTGCGGTAATGTCTGCGGATATGGACAACACCGATAAAATCGTAACGCTTGTCGATGAATGTGAGCGCATGGGTATTGAAATACTGCCACCAGATTTGAACGCAGGTAAATATAAGTTTACCGTCGATAGCGTAGGTCGCATTGTTTATGGTATCGGTGCAATTAAAGGGGTAGGTGAAGGCCCGATTGAAGCGATTATTGAAGCGCGGGAAACTCAGGGTGCATTTAAAGACCTTTTTGATTTCTGCGCCAAGATAGACATTAAGCGTGTAAACAAACGGGTACTTGAAAAGCTAGTGTTAGCGGGTGCAATGGATAACTTAGGCCCCCATCGCGCAAGCCTTATGGCGAGTTTACCCGAGGCCCTTGCCGCCGCTGGACAGCATGCAAAAGCCGAGTCTTTTGGTCAGTCAGACATGTTCGGGTTACTGACTACCGAGCCAGAAGACGTGAAGCAAGCGTTTGCCGACGTCCCTGAGTGGCCTGAAAAAGTATGGCTAGAAGGTGAAAAAGATACCTTGGGCTTGTACTTAACCGGTCACCCCATCAATCAGTACGCGGAAGAATTGCGTTACTACACCGACGGACGTTTAGTTGATTTAAAACCAACCAATAAAGACCAAATGGCCAGTGCGGTAGGACTGGTGCTTGGCGTGCGTGTTATGACGAATAAACGTGGGCGCCGCTGGGCTATAGTGACACTGGATGATAAGAGTGCCAGAATAGACGTACGTTTCTTCCCCGATATGTACGAACAGTTCGAAAGTGTGTTAGAAACTGACAGAATATTGCTTATAAAGGGACAGGTCAGCTTTGATGATTTCTCTGGGGGCAATACAATCACCGCCCGTGATGTAATGGACATTGTTCAGGCACGAGAGAAAAACGCGAGAGCGCTGGCACTTAATATTGATACCCAGTTGCTTGAACCGAAGAAAATGAGTCAGATGCAATCTATCCTGCAGGCATTTAACGGTGGAAGTTGTCCTGTGCAGTTAGCGGTAACCCATCCAGACGCTGAAGTAATCTTAGCGTGTGGGGCAAGATGGTACGTTACGCCTGAAGACCAACTTTTACACGATCTCAAGCAATGTTTGGGAGACAAAGCCGTTTCAATTCTCTACCATTAG
- the accA gene encoding acetyl-CoA carboxylase carboxyl transferase subunit alpha — translation MSIQFLDFEQPIAELEAKIEELRLVNQGGEFDVGIEEEINKLRGKSAELTKKIFSDLGAWQVSQLARHPMRPYTLDYIPRIFTEFDELAGDRAFADDKAIVGGPAMLDDQPVMIIGHQKGRDTNEKIKRNFGMPKPEGYRKALRLMKMAERFNMPIITFIDTPGAYPGVGAEERGQSEAIAKNLFEMAELTVPIVCTVIGEGGSGGALAIGVGDRVNMLQYSTYSVISPEGCASILWKSAEKAPLAAEAMGVSAPQIKELGLINSIVEEPLGGAHRDHNGMAANLKAVIKQQLNQLKELDKTKLMEERYERLMSFGYC, via the coding sequence ATGAGTATACAGTTTTTGGACTTTGAACAGCCAATAGCCGAACTAGAAGCAAAAATTGAAGAGCTTAGGTTGGTGAATCAAGGTGGCGAGTTTGACGTTGGTATTGAAGAAGAAATCAATAAGCTTCGCGGCAAAAGCGCGGAGCTAACTAAGAAGATCTTTTCTGATCTTGGCGCATGGCAAGTTTCTCAACTTGCACGTCACCCAATGCGTCCATACACGCTAGATTACATTCCTCGTATTTTTACAGAATTCGACGAGCTTGCTGGCGACCGTGCGTTTGCAGACGATAAGGCAATTGTTGGCGGCCCAGCAATGCTAGATGACCAGCCTGTGATGATTATAGGCCATCAAAAAGGCCGTGACACTAACGAAAAAATCAAGCGTAACTTCGGTATGCCTAAACCAGAAGGCTACCGTAAAGCCTTGCGTCTTATGAAGATGGCTGAGCGCTTTAACATGCCTATTATTACCTTCATCGACACGCCAGGGGCATACCCAGGTGTGGGCGCTGAAGAGCGTGGTCAAAGTGAAGCCATTGCGAAAAACTTGTTCGAAATGGCTGAGTTGACTGTTCCTATCGTATGTACGGTAATTGGTGAAGGTGGTTCAGGTGGTGCACTTGCAATTGGTGTTGGCGATCGCGTGAACATGCTGCAATATTCTACGTACTCGGTTATTTCACCGGAGGGCTGTGCCTCTATTTTGTGGAAGAGTGCAGAAAAAGCACCATTAGCCGCTGAAGCGATGGGCGTAAGTGCGCCACAAATTAAAGAGCTAGGCCTGATTAACAGTATTGTTGAAGAGCCTTTAGGTGGTGCGCATCGCGATCATAATGGCATGGCGGCTAATTTGAAGGCCGTGATTAAGCAGCAGCTTAATCAGCTTAAAGAGCTTGATAAAACAAAGCTAATGGAAGAGCGTTACGAGCGTTTAATGTCGTTCGGGTATTGCTAA
- the tilS gene encoding tRNA lysidine(34) synthetase TilS has translation MTPLQSPTIEHIVNRIATSLTDVKRPLQTPLVVAYSGGVDSTVLLQAVVAYRERYETPIHAVHVHHGLSENADDWARHCELQCRLEDVEFHQYRVAVDTSSRKSLEAEARKVRYNALLEVCEQIGGVLLLGQHAEDQLETVLLQLKRGAGPQGLAGMGEVQYRGDTLIMRPMLALEKSDIIAYAEEEMLQWVEDESNQQNSFDRNFLRNEIIPHLLERWPQLTKTVGRSAELCAQQSELVSESAQQYFKDCRRADARLDGQKLAALSTPWQAMVIRAWFKAQGQLAPSKAQTDQVLAMLGAKHDATPEVNFKWGRVIRFDHDLYWVVNDTCEIPECLELVLDQYIPLPWLHGQVRVTVTKDKTNDTVSLQTNARNLRMKPEGASVSKLLKEWFKVWRVPRWKRDGVPTIFLNETPVAIIVDDKVVYLQPKVERINIAFIPV, from the coding sequence GTGACCCCTCTACAATCCCCCACTATTGAACATATCGTCAATCGCATAGCCACGTCACTGACTGATGTAAAGCGACCACTTCAAACGCCACTCGTCGTTGCTTACAGCGGAGGTGTGGACTCCACGGTACTGCTTCAAGCCGTCGTCGCGTATAGGGAGCGTTATGAAACCCCAATTCATGCTGTACATGTACATCATGGCTTAAGCGAGAATGCCGACGACTGGGCCCGACACTGTGAACTCCAGTGTCGTCTTGAAGATGTTGAATTTCATCAATATCGCGTTGCTGTTGATACCAGCTCTAGAAAGAGTTTAGAGGCTGAGGCGCGTAAAGTTCGATACAACGCACTATTAGAAGTGTGCGAACAAATTGGCGGTGTACTGCTTTTGGGACAGCATGCAGAAGATCAGCTTGAAACCGTATTACTTCAGCTTAAACGCGGTGCAGGCCCACAGGGACTAGCGGGTATGGGCGAAGTGCAGTACCGGGGGGATACGCTAATAATGCGACCTATGCTAGCCCTAGAGAAAAGTGACATCATCGCTTATGCCGAAGAGGAAATGTTGCAGTGGGTTGAGGATGAATCTAATCAGCAAAATAGCTTTGACAGAAATTTCTTGAGAAACGAGATAATACCTCATCTGCTTGAGCGGTGGCCCCAGTTAACTAAAACAGTTGGGCGAAGCGCTGAGCTTTGTGCACAGCAAAGTGAGCTAGTCAGCGAATCTGCACAGCAATACTTCAAAGACTGTAGACGTGCGGATGCCAGGTTAGATGGACAAAAGCTTGCTGCATTATCTACCCCCTGGCAGGCTATGGTAATTCGCGCCTGGTTTAAAGCGCAGGGACAACTTGCACCTTCAAAAGCGCAGACAGACCAAGTACTTGCTATGCTGGGGGCGAAACATGATGCTACCCCTGAAGTAAATTTTAAGTGGGGCCGGGTTATACGTTTTGACCATGACCTTTACTGGGTAGTTAATGATACTTGCGAGATACCAGAGTGTCTCGAGTTAGTGTTAGACCAGTACATTCCTCTTCCTTGGTTACATGGGCAGGTGAGGGTAACAGTAACAAAAGACAAAACTAACGATACCGTCTCTTTGCAAACTAATGCGCGTAATCTGCGGATGAAACCTGAAGGCGCCAGCGTATCAAAGCTATTGAAAGAGTGGTTCAAAGTATGGCGAGTGCCTCGATGGAAAAGGGATGGTGTACCCACTATCTTTTTAAATGAAACTCCTGTGGCAATCATTGTTGATGACAAGGTTGTTTATCTACAACCTAAAGTTGAGCGTATTAATATAGCTTTTATACCTGTCTAA
- a CDS encoding GGDEF domain-containing protein, which translates to MDFSTSVYDSTQHNNFYPAESTGKSLSFSELSGFVTQLLTTLELQELGGVYFQQLNMLLPVVGFSLSDFDSRWVYGNAKISSTLIDLPLQGARSVNGEQAHVYYYISSPLSLSQRESLFQLHDLFGKQVKHALSLLRVQQMATKDVLTSLGNRAGFQQSMTRQLGWAQRHDEPFALLVIDLDNFKYVNDNFGHGEGDKVLVHVAAHLENVLRDEDEAFRYGGDEFCCLLDCQTQQQLACAAQRIQMSINSSAYLSRLGVSASLGGAIYRDGDSVDSLFDRADNALYRVKNSGKNSYDAA; encoded by the coding sequence GTGGATTTTTCAACGTCAGTCTACGATAGCACACAACACAACAATTTTTATCCTGCTGAGAGCACAGGTAAGTCACTTTCATTCAGTGAATTATCGGGCTTTGTAACACAGCTTCTGACTACGCTTGAACTTCAAGAGTTAGGAGGCGTGTATTTTCAGCAGCTTAATATGCTGTTGCCTGTTGTTGGATTCAGTTTATCCGACTTCGACTCCCGCTGGGTCTACGGTAACGCTAAGATATCGTCAACACTGATTGATTTACCACTACAAGGCGCACGCTCTGTTAATGGCGAGCAAGCCCATGTCTATTATTACATTAGTTCACCCTTGTCATTATCGCAAAGGGAGAGCCTATTCCAACTGCATGATTTATTTGGAAAACAAGTTAAGCATGCGTTGTCTTTATTGCGTGTTCAACAAATGGCAACCAAAGATGTACTGACTAGCTTAGGCAACCGCGCGGGCTTTCAGCAGTCTATGACAAGACAACTGGGCTGGGCACAAAGACATGATGAGCCATTTGCACTTTTAGTTATCGATCTAGACAACTTCAAATATGTGAACGATAACTTTGGACACGGTGAGGGCGACAAAGTACTGGTTCATGTGGCAGCACATCTTGAAAATGTTCTGCGGGATGAAGACGAAGCATTTCGCTATGGCGGCGATGAATTCTGCTGTTTGTTAGACTGCCAAACACAGCAGCAATTAGCATGTGCTGCCCAGAGAATCCAAATGAGTATTAATAGTTCTGCCTACTTATCACGATTAGGTGTATCGGCAAGTCTCGGTGGCGCAATCTATCGAGATGGCGACAGTGTTGATAGTTTATTTGACCGCGCTGATAACGCGCTGTATCGGGTGAAAAACTCTGGCAAAAACAGCTATGACGCTGCCTAG